One genomic window of Stieleria sp. JC731 includes the following:
- a CDS encoding efflux RND transporter permease subunit has protein sequence MTRILTRCFSAAVDHPVLVFLFLLSMTAIATVGRRDPQLITELFSRAQDADSSSPNVPIDEQDSSSKDDSGRSSGGVRGGQLQINDNDVALIVQCDDFFTPKGSEAILAMVDRLRSLDVVSSLFWMDDTPPINLFALRDAVIPKPSSSKHQFDRARSRALNHPLIAGQLLSEDGKTLLLLMKLDWLFVEDDNTAIDKIQQTAVDTAANYPDLGLQIQVAGRVPTTMAILEARDQNQKRFVWIALGMVTLMAIILFRGFASVVIVAAPPIIGVYWALGSLPLLDLQDNPFNEIVTPVLIGMVGFTDSIHLFLDIRRLRNQGLSPRDAAKRGIERVGMACFLTSLTTAIGLGSLALAQNEVVQEFGLSCVVGVCLSFLAVMIIIPFACASRLGNRVQLTSKENVIDRNLAKIGPVIEWSMRHYRMMGSIAIGSTIALLLISLQMNPDQRVAMLLPNDAPALVAMATLDEAMGGTEPATVQIQWNNDVKDGSDEIREVIAQAQQLLDREELIGSPVSLQRFIDVLPGDPDASARLSIAELLPPPLKHAFYKPDDRSAVVRFKIRDVGIAAYAPVFKRIDEGLDAIAAEHQAFDLRLSGRPINRWKNLYQVVLDLVYSLGSASIIIFVVLTIAFRSIRLGLIAIVPNTFPLAFTGACFYWMGQSLEIAAVCAFTVCLGIAVDDTIHFLSRYREDAQQMNQRDAIRSAFVSTGSALIMTTVILVLGISSVLISGMREQRIFAVITCLTIGSALFGDLLLLPPLLAWFGRSKAIEAEQPAVN, from the coding sequence ATGACACGCATTCTGACTCGTTGTTTCTCAGCAGCGGTGGACCACCCAGTGTTGGTGTTTCTATTCCTGCTGTCGATGACGGCTATCGCCACTGTCGGTCGACGCGATCCTCAGTTAATCACCGAGTTGTTCAGCCGGGCCCAGGATGCCGATTCATCATCGCCGAACGTGCCGATCGACGAGCAAGATTCGTCATCGAAGGATGATAGCGGTCGTTCTTCCGGTGGGGTTCGCGGCGGACAACTGCAGATCAATGACAATGATGTCGCATTGATCGTGCAATGTGACGACTTCTTCACTCCCAAAGGCAGCGAAGCGATCTTGGCGATGGTCGATCGGCTCCGTTCGCTCGACGTCGTTTCAAGCCTTTTCTGGATGGACGACACACCACCGATCAACCTATTCGCGCTTCGGGACGCGGTGATCCCCAAGCCCTCGTCATCGAAACACCAGTTCGATCGCGCCCGATCGCGTGCACTGAACCATCCACTGATCGCCGGGCAGCTGCTTTCCGAAGACGGCAAGACGTTGCTATTGTTGATGAAGTTAGATTGGCTATTTGTCGAAGACGACAATACCGCGATCGACAAGATCCAACAGACCGCTGTGGATACCGCGGCAAACTATCCTGACTTGGGACTACAAATCCAAGTCGCTGGGCGTGTCCCGACGACAATGGCTATTCTGGAGGCCCGTGACCAGAACCAAAAACGATTTGTTTGGATCGCTCTGGGGATGGTCACGTTGATGGCGATCATTTTGTTCCGTGGCTTCGCAAGCGTCGTGATCGTTGCCGCACCGCCGATCATCGGCGTCTACTGGGCGCTGGGTTCGCTGCCGCTACTGGATCTGCAAGACAATCCTTTCAACGAAATCGTAACGCCGGTTTTGATCGGCATGGTAGGCTTCACCGACAGCATCCACCTGTTCCTCGATATCCGGCGTCTTCGCAATCAAGGACTCTCGCCGCGTGATGCGGCCAAACGTGGAATTGAACGAGTCGGAATGGCTTGCTTCTTAACATCGCTGACCACCGCGATCGGACTTGGTTCGCTAGCGCTCGCACAAAACGAAGTCGTTCAAGAATTTGGACTCAGTTGCGTCGTCGGTGTTTGTCTGTCGTTCTTGGCCGTCATGATCATCATCCCTTTCGCGTGTGCATCGCGTCTGGGTAACAGAGTTCAACTGACTTCCAAAGAAAACGTGATCGATCGCAATTTGGCGAAGATCGGCCCCGTGATCGAATGGTCTATGCGTCACTACCGAATGATGGGCAGTATCGCGATCGGCAGTACAATCGCATTGCTGTTAATCAGCCTGCAAATGAATCCGGACCAACGCGTCGCAATGCTGCTTCCTAACGACGCGCCCGCACTTGTTGCGATGGCAACGCTGGACGAAGCGATGGGCGGTACGGAACCGGCAACGGTGCAGATCCAATGGAACAACGATGTTAAAGACGGTTCCGATGAGATTCGCGAGGTGATCGCTCAAGCACAGCAATTGCTCGATCGCGAAGAGCTGATCGGAAGTCCGGTATCACTTCAGCGATTCATCGACGTATTGCCAGGGGATCCTGACGCGAGCGCTCGTCTTTCGATCGCCGAACTGCTGCCGCCACCACTGAAACACGCTTTCTACAAACCTGATGACCGTTCTGCCGTTGTCAGATTCAAAATTCGAGATGTCGGGATTGCCGCATACGCACCTGTATTCAAACGCATCGACGAAGGACTGGACGCGATCGCAGCCGAACACCAAGCTTTTGATCTGCGGTTAAGCGGCAGACCCATCAACCGTTGGAAGAATCTGTATCAAGTCGTTTTGGATCTGGTTTACAGCCTGGGTAGCGCCTCGATCATCATCTTCGTGGTGCTAACGATCGCGTTCCGGTCGATCAGGCTTGGTTTAATTGCGATCGTGCCGAATACGTTCCCACTGGCCTTCACCGGGGCCTGCTTCTACTGGATGGGTCAGTCGCTAGAGATTGCCGCCGTTTGTGCGTTTACGGTTTGCCTTGGGATCGCTGTCGACGATACGATCCATTTCCTATCCCGATACCGGGAAGATGCCCAACAAATGAATCAGCGGGATGCGATCCGCTCGGCCTTTGTCAGTACCGGTAGCGCGCTGATCATGACGACCGTCATCCTGGTTCTGGGTATCTCGTCCGTCTTGATTAGCGGGATGCGGGAACAGAGGATCTTCGCCGTCATCACCTGCTTGACCATCGGATCGGCCCTATTTGGTGACTTGCTATTGTTGCCACCGCTGTTGGCTTGGTTTGGCAGGAGCAAAGCGATTGAGGCTGAACAGCCTGCAGTGAACTGA
- a CDS encoding diacylglycerol/lipid kinase family protein, which produces MINPRSGCGSGAEIESKLRQAASERGIELSIQQIDNDAEERIQNAVDQGAKTIIAVGGDGTISNAASACATIHCAGHDIDFGIVPAGTANLIAKALGIPEQCDAAVDLIFGQHSQVHIDAMSLQSQLAFSHVSMGTYSKIAVNEDSKLKRRIGKLAYVVRAFREIASGPRWRFDIVADGIHYQRRASLVMVANISPVGIAGMVWGQHILPNDGVIDICVISAKSLREHASLVFHALTGRTRQSDQIEYLTASSSVKVSANRTLPVRADGEILPTEMIDLQVSCSTLSVIVPATGIK; this is translated from the coding sequence GTGATCAATCCACGTTCGGGATGTGGCTCTGGAGCTGAGATCGAATCCAAGCTCCGTCAAGCCGCTTCCGAGCGAGGCATCGAATTATCAATTCAGCAGATTGACAACGATGCTGAAGAACGGATCCAAAATGCCGTTGATCAAGGTGCGAAAACGATCATTGCTGTTGGCGGAGACGGTACGATTTCAAATGCGGCCAGTGCTTGTGCGACCATCCATTGTGCGGGCCACGATATCGACTTCGGAATCGTGCCAGCCGGCACTGCAAACCTGATTGCGAAAGCACTCGGCATTCCAGAACAATGTGACGCGGCGGTCGATTTGATCTTCGGGCAACATAGCCAAGTTCACATCGATGCGATGAGTCTTCAGTCTCAGCTTGCGTTTTCGCACGTGTCAATGGGCACGTATTCGAAGATCGCCGTGAATGAAGATTCCAAATTGAAACGGCGGATTGGCAAGCTTGCTTACGTCGTCCGAGCCTTTCGTGAAATCGCATCAGGTCCCCGTTGGCGTTTTGACATCGTTGCTGATGGGATCCACTATCAACGGCGTGCATCATTAGTCATGGTTGCCAACATAAGCCCGGTTGGCATCGCAGGTATGGTCTGGGGACAACACATCCTGCCGAACGATGGCGTGATCGACATCTGTGTCATTTCGGCCAAAAGTTTGCGAGAACACGCTTCCCTCGTATTCCATGCATTGACCGGTCGAACACGGCAAAGCGACCAGATCGAATATTTGACCGCTTCGAGCTCAGTGAAAGTCAGTGCAAATAGGACACTCCCTGTTCGGGCTGATGGTGAAATCCTTCCTACAGAGATGATCGACCTTCAAGTTTCTTGCTCAACATTATCAGTCATCGTGCCCGCAACCGGAATCAAATGA
- a CDS encoding YheT family hydrolase, which yields MTTDPKETWPSIFPKFKPRPPWLGGFLQTGRSRLFRIQEHDLGKFRSKSLRLPTNDDSGDVLTADLLSPPEGPSHPWPLIVLLHGLGGTSQSSYIRSCAKTLLSEGHRVLRLNFRGAGNSAERCESIHHPGRSEDVSAVFDAVQNDPKYADELNNGVLLVGFSLGGSVLLRFLAQQPQNVPISAAVTVSAPLNLQATSKELLRVSRRPIQRYLLSKMKSEVLRENSCLTQQEREAVRAVGSVWDFDKEFTSKHCGFDSVEQYYSENSAAPVLSEIDVKTYLIYAKSDPVVPSDSYENFDWNNYPNLNPVIVDDGGHVGFHGKGDSARWHERCIGIVARQSEKSPLPLANENGDRLREDLQVNH from the coding sequence ATGACGACCGATCCAAAAGAGACTTGGCCTTCTATCTTTCCTAAGTTCAAGCCGCGTCCGCCCTGGCTGGGTGGCTTTCTTCAGACAGGCCGGAGTCGGCTGTTCCGTATTCAAGAACATGATCTTGGTAAGTTTCGGTCCAAGTCACTGCGTTTGCCAACGAACGATGACAGTGGCGATGTGTTAACGGCCGACTTGCTTTCTCCGCCTGAAGGGCCCAGTCATCCTTGGCCTCTAATCGTCCTGCTTCATGGCTTGGGGGGAACTTCGCAAAGCTCGTACATCCGATCGTGTGCGAAGACCTTGTTGTCAGAAGGCCACCGCGTTTTGCGTTTGAACTTTCGTGGTGCAGGGAATTCGGCGGAACGTTGCGAGTCGATTCATCACCCTGGCCGCAGCGAGGACGTCAGCGCGGTTTTTGATGCTGTTCAGAATGACCCAAAATACGCTGACGAACTGAACAATGGAGTGCTTCTGGTGGGCTTTTCGCTTGGCGGAAGTGTGTTGCTACGTTTCCTCGCGCAGCAGCCTCAGAATGTTCCGATCTCAGCCGCTGTCACCGTCTCGGCTCCACTGAATCTGCAAGCGACATCAAAAGAGTTGCTGCGTGTCAGTCGCCGTCCGATCCAACGGTACCTGCTGTCAAAGATGAAAAGTGAAGTGCTACGTGAGAACTCCTGTCTGACGCAGCAAGAACGTGAAGCGGTACGGGCGGTTGGGTCTGTTTGGGACTTTGACAAAGAGTTCACATCGAAACACTGTGGCTTCGATTCTGTCGAGCAATATTACTCGGAGAATTCCGCCGCCCCTGTGCTTTCGGAGATCGATGTAAAAACCTATCTGATCTATGCCAAATCAGACCCGGTTGTCCCCAGCGACAGCTACGAAAACTTTGATTGGAATAACTACCCCAATTTGAATCCAGTGATCGTTGATGATGGTGGGCACGTTGGCTTTCACGGCAAAGGCGATTCGGCACGCTGGCACGAACGTTGTATCGGCATCGTAGCACGCCAATCAGAAAAGTCACCGCTGCCTTTAGCGAACGAAAACGGTGACCGCTTGCGGGAGGATTTGCAAGTCAATCATTGA
- a CDS encoding vitamin K epoxide reductase family protein, with protein MSLADIYRPKLRNPAAGYDPVYGPIGGKSSTFAGKTVFERSVNWWVMLVGSSIALITSSYLAWSSLTSSSVAGCGGDLFDCSNVLHSRFSSVMSVPVSIPAMIAHATILGMLFWQPVSQAASKVRWSILGLLAFSVAAAAIWFVGLQFIWLQHLCPYCLAAHTAGLIVLGAYLTSGHTYHGVSKVALALVALVGTAGFIGLQFLNDAPVTYEVIDHTAPAATEVGTESLEETSTEMELFEAPTLSSNDSSSSGMQAEDSSESTHLVSDHQMIAFAMSMFSPVSIVTNQVTAEDTDSADEPSAAETNSADVVPSSTVRLLKNVKLETASWPLIGKPDAELVFVEMFDYTCPHCQRTHRSLEAARKHFGDRLAVISLPVPLDRDCNPTVRSTSSSHAEACELAKLAVAVWMTDRDQFDAFHNYLFESRPRYSQAYAKARTMVDAAKLDSTMRGTGPSDYISKHVTLYQRAGSGTIPKLLFPETTVAGAVESPQSFINLIERNLR; from the coding sequence ATGTCTCTTGCTGATATTTACCGTCCTAAATTGAGAAACCCAGCCGCGGGCTACGATCCCGTCTATGGGCCGATCGGTGGAAAATCTTCGACATTTGCTGGAAAAACTGTTTTCGAGCGATCGGTAAATTGGTGGGTGATGCTTGTCGGATCATCGATCGCGCTGATCACCAGTAGCTATCTCGCCTGGTCTTCGTTGACGTCTTCAAGCGTTGCCGGTTGCGGTGGCGACCTGTTTGACTGCTCGAACGTACTTCACAGTCGTTTTTCGTCTGTGATGTCTGTACCGGTTAGCATTCCTGCAATGATTGCCCACGCAACCATCCTGGGGATGTTGTTTTGGCAACCAGTGTCACAGGCCGCATCGAAGGTGCGTTGGTCGATTTTAGGCCTACTTGCTTTTTCAGTTGCCGCTGCTGCGATCTGGTTTGTCGGATTGCAGTTCATCTGGTTGCAGCACTTGTGTCCCTATTGCCTCGCCGCACACACAGCAGGCCTAATCGTGTTGGGGGCGTACCTGACCAGTGGGCACACTTATCATGGGGTATCCAAAGTTGCGTTGGCTTTGGTCGCATTGGTCGGAACGGCGGGTTTCATCGGCCTGCAATTTTTGAACGATGCACCGGTGACTTACGAGGTCATTGATCACACAGCTCCAGCCGCTACAGAAGTCGGAACCGAATCCCTCGAAGAAACATCGACGGAAATGGAACTGTTCGAGGCTCCTACGCTGTCGTCTAATGATTCCTCGTCTAGCGGGATGCAGGCTGAAGATTCCAGCGAATCGACCCATCTCGTCAGTGACCATCAGATGATTGCATTCGCGATGTCGATGTTCAGTCCCGTTTCAATCGTCACCAATCAAGTTACTGCGGAAGACACTGACTCGGCTGATGAGCCGTCTGCTGCCGAAACGAACTCTGCTGACGTTGTTCCCAGCAGTACTGTTCGGTTGTTGAAGAACGTCAAGCTAGAGACTGCCTCTTGGCCCCTGATCGGTAAGCCAGATGCGGAATTGGTATTTGTCGAAATGTTCGACTACACCTGTCCTCACTGCCAACGAACCCACCGTTCGCTCGAAGCCGCTCGTAAGCATTTCGGTGATCGGCTAGCTGTGATCTCGTTGCCGGTTCCCTTGGATCGTGACTGCAATCCGACCGTCCGTTCGACAAGCAGCAGCCATGCGGAAGCTTGCGAGCTTGCAAAGCTAGCCGTTGCGGTGTGGATGACTGATCGAGATCAGTTCGACGCGTTCCACAACTATTTGTTTGAATCGCGACCACGCTACAGCCAAGCGTATGCGAAAGCACGAACGATGGTCGACGCTGCGAAACTTGATTCGACGATGCGTGGGACCGGGCCGAGCGACTACATCTCGAAACATGTCACGCTTTACCAGCGTGCCGGCAGCGGAACGATTCCTAAGTTGTTGTTCCCAGAAACGACGGTGGCTGGTGCGGTCGAATCGCCACAGTCGTTCATCAATTTGATCGAACGCAATCTTCGATAG
- a CDS encoding sulfatase-like hydrolase/transferase, whose amino-acid sequence MMTCRAALQSAAVLLLLVGSLSTNVAVAQSSASKSESAKRPNIITVFIDDMGWSDLSCFGGKRTTTENIDRLASEGLRFTNFYVNSPICSPSRVALSTGQYPHRHRISSYLAHRQLNQSRGMVQWLDLDAPMLARQLNDAGYATGHFGKWHMGGQRDVGEAPLITEYGFDASLTNFEGLGPRVLPLKDAYNGKPVRKHDLGSGNLGRGPIMWKDRSVITAEFVDHALKFIDEAQESEKPFFVNVWPDDVHSPFFPPKVLRDKTNESKRELYYAVLDAMDQQLAVLFDRVRNDPKLRDNTLILVMSDNGHESGAGSSDPLRGAKTWLYEGGIRSPLIVWGPGLLKEGVAGTTNETSILCALDINRSLYELAGATLPDVELDGENLSTTLLGQKSESRKEPIFWRRPPDRAGADGEDNPDLAVRDGRWKYLVNYDDSDPQLYDLSSDMSEANNVIEQHEEIAERLHDELMKWNDTLPKDAGDPDWEGPETLGALPPHQFANPIGEGADPWVVRDPNHPRYLWCFSEGNQGIAIHTSDSLTSFGKKHIVWTAPESGDHSKEIWAPELHYLDGHWHVYFAADDGDNANHKAFVLRSKTDDPVGEYELFGPMATGDGDDRNSPNIWAIDMTVLEHAGKRYAIWSGWDAPGTDQQYLYISAMKSPTELEGPRVLLCDNADYVWERTEENKESRGLNEGPEVFQANGRTAILYSCGASWLPTYKLGMLELVGDNPLDPASWKKRPKPVFKSTEATYGVGHSCFVQSLDGKQWWHVFHAKRDRNPGWRRVIYVQPMKVGPKGFPVLGQPVMPGTILDLPSGDPQPQASKKTDDYTYFGHHQFFQADSDTIRLGQVPEAPINDYRSGEKVVLNHPVPNDFEASVSIDFLGNDKARDAGLLFRCTAPSVGYDAQRGYFAGLIPQTQLVILGKMDGSSWKELKRATTEIDPANQQELTVRMNGTQIDVLHNGTEKISHADKTYKTGTVGLRVVNTEAVFSDFAVK is encoded by the coding sequence ATGATGACCTGCCGTGCCGCGCTTCAGTCAGCTGCGGTTCTCTTGCTGCTAGTCGGTTCGCTTTCGACCAACGTCGCCGTTGCACAATCCTCCGCATCGAAAAGCGAGTCCGCAAAACGTCCCAACATTATCACCGTGTTTATCGACGACATGGGTTGGTCGGACTTGTCGTGCTTTGGTGGCAAACGCACGACGACCGAAAACATCGATCGCTTAGCATCTGAAGGCCTGCGATTCACAAACTTCTATGTGAACTCGCCAATCTGTTCGCCGTCACGCGTCGCCCTTAGCACGGGGCAGTATCCGCACCGTCATCGGATCAGTTCGTACTTGGCCCACCGCCAATTGAATCAATCACGCGGAATGGTTCAGTGGTTGGATCTGGATGCACCGATGCTTGCACGGCAATTGAATGATGCAGGTTATGCGACGGGCCACTTCGGGAAGTGGCACATGGGTGGCCAACGCGATGTCGGCGAAGCACCTTTAATCACTGAGTACGGATTCGATGCCAGCTTGACCAATTTCGAAGGTCTGGGGCCTCGCGTTTTGCCATTGAAAGACGCCTACAACGGAAAGCCTGTCCGGAAACATGATCTGGGCTCCGGCAACCTTGGTCGCGGTCCCATCATGTGGAAGGATCGTTCGGTGATCACCGCTGAATTTGTTGATCACGCGTTGAAGTTCATCGATGAAGCACAGGAATCTGAAAAGCCATTCTTTGTCAACGTTTGGCCTGACGATGTGCATTCGCCTTTCTTCCCGCCGAAAGTACTGCGGGACAAAACGAACGAGAGCAAGCGAGAGCTTTACTACGCGGTGCTGGACGCAATGGATCAGCAACTGGCGGTCTTGTTCGATCGCGTGCGAAATGATCCAAAGCTCCGTGACAACACGTTGATCTTGGTGATGAGTGACAATGGCCATGAAAGTGGAGCGGGTTCTTCGGATCCACTTCGAGGTGCGAAAACTTGGCTTTACGAAGGTGGCATCAGGTCTCCATTGATCGTCTGGGGACCGGGGCTTTTGAAGGAAGGTGTTGCCGGAACGACGAATGAAACTTCGATTTTGTGCGCATTAGATATCAATCGATCGCTGTACGAGCTAGCCGGCGCGACTCTGCCCGACGTTGAACTCGACGGTGAGAATTTGTCGACAACCTTGCTGGGGCAAAAATCTGAAAGTCGTAAAGAGCCAATCTTCTGGCGACGTCCGCCCGATCGCGCCGGTGCCGATGGAGAAGACAATCCCGACTTGGCTGTTCGAGATGGACGCTGGAAATACTTGGTCAACTACGACGATAGTGATCCACAACTGTATGACCTCAGTTCTGACATGAGCGAGGCGAACAATGTGATCGAACAGCACGAAGAGATTGCCGAACGCCTTCATGACGAGTTGATGAAGTGGAACGACACTTTGCCCAAGGATGCCGGTGACCCGGATTGGGAAGGGCCTGAAACGTTGGGAGCCTTGCCACCTCATCAGTTTGCTAATCCGATCGGAGAGGGAGCGGACCCTTGGGTTGTTCGCGATCCGAATCATCCTCGCTACTTGTGGTGTTTCTCCGAAGGCAATCAAGGGATCGCGATTCACACCAGTGATTCGTTGACTTCATTTGGGAAGAAGCACATTGTCTGGACCGCTCCCGAATCGGGCGACCATTCCAAAGAGATCTGGGCGCCGGAGTTGCATTATCTCGATGGCCACTGGCACGTCTATTTCGCGGCCGATGACGGAGACAACGCCAATCACAAAGCGTTTGTTCTGCGTTCCAAGACCGACGATCCTGTCGGTGAATACGAACTGTTTGGTCCGATGGCGACCGGCGATGGCGATGACCGGAATTCACCCAACATCTGGGCGATTGACATGACGGTCTTGGAACACGCTGGCAAACGCTATGCGATCTGGTCGGGATGGGACGCACCTGGAACTGACCAACAGTACCTGTATATCTCCGCGATGAAATCGCCAACTGAGTTAGAAGGTCCAAGGGTGCTGTTGTGTGACAACGCCGACTATGTTTGGGAACGCACCGAAGAGAACAAGGAATCGCGTGGGCTGAACGAAGGCCCTGAGGTATTTCAAGCGAACGGTCGAACCGCGATCCTTTACTCCTGTGGTGCTTCATGGTTGCCGACCTACAAGCTGGGAATGCTTGAATTGGTTGGAGACAACCCATTGGATCCGGCATCGTGGAAGAAACGTCCCAAGCCTGTTTTCAAAAGCACGGAGGCGACCTATGGCGTCGGGCATTCGTGTTTCGTTCAATCGCTTGATGGGAAACAATGGTGGCACGTCTTTCATGCGAAGCGTGATCGAAATCCCGGATGGAGACGCGTGATCTATGTTCAACCGATGAAAGTCGGGCCGAAAGGCTTCCCGGTTCTAGGCCAACCTGTCATGCCGGGAACAATCTTGGATTTGCCGTCAGGTGATCCTCAACCACAGGCTTCCAAAAAGACCGACGACTATACGTACTTTGGACATCACCAATTTTTTCAGGCAGACTCCGACACGATTCGATTGGGCCAGGTCCCGGAAGCTCCAATCAATGACTATCGAAGCGGTGAAAAGGTTGTTCTGAATCACCCAGTTCCAAACGACTTCGAAGCATCTGTGTCGATCGACTTTCTAGGAAATGACAAAGCTCGCGATGCGGGATTGCTTTTCCGATGTACGGCACCCTCGGTCGGCTACGACGCGCAACGAGGCTACTTTGCCGGATTGATTCCGCAAACACAGCTCGTCATCCTCGGCAAGATGGATGGATCGAGCTGGAAAGAATTGAAGCGGGCGACAACGGAGATCGATCCAGCGAACCAACAGGAGCTGACGGTTCGCATGAACGGGACGCAGATCGATGTTCTGCATAACGGTACAGAGAAAATCTCGCATGCTGATAAGACCTACAAGACCGGTACCGTCGGTTTGCGAGTTGTGAATACCGAAGCGGTGTTTTCTGATTTCGCTGTCAAATAG
- a CDS encoding TIGR03067 domain-containing protein yields MRFASLFVAALAALPAVADEPVNAPNDTTIEKLQGRWEILEGWNQGRILDESAVDGSFVMIKTNQITTFDTDQKQTYQAMFRIDESATPVRITMTALSPDIEAIENNSLKEPTNTPPVAAGILKFTSDNKLTLCYALPGGEAPTKFESPKGSKTMMFVMERRKPNKDLVKSISPIE; encoded by the coding sequence ATGCGATTCGCATCACTATTCGTCGCCGCTCTTGCTGCCCTTCCCGCCGTTGCCGATGAGCCTGTTAACGCCCCGAACGACACAACAATCGAGAAACTACAAGGCCGTTGGGAGATCCTCGAAGGCTGGAACCAAGGCAGAATCTTGGACGAGTCAGCTGTTGACGGTTCATTCGTCATGATCAAAACAAATCAAATCACTACTTTCGATACCGATCAGAAACAGACCTATCAGGCGATGTTCCGAATCGATGAAAGCGCAACGCCCGTCCGAATCACGATGACAGCTCTTTCACCTGATATCGAAGCGATCGAGAACAATTCGTTGAAGGAACCGACCAATACACCGCCCGTTGCGGCCGGAATCTTGAAGTTCACTTCTGATAACAAATTGACGCTTTGTTACGCATTGCCAGGTGGCGAAGCACCAACCAAATTCGAATCGCCCAAGGGCAGTAAAACGATGATGTTTGTGATGGAACGCCGCAAGCCGAATAAGGATCTCGTCAAGTCTATCTCGCCGATCGAATAG
- a CDS encoding diacylglycerol/lipid kinase family protein — protein sequence MSHQRSILLMINRQAGRAEASQIIERATQRFAYDEVALEIFSWDRSEADRIEPRLTQAIAQGTDTVIAAGGDGTVSRIAQQLIGTDVRLGVVPLGTANLIARELELPIDVEDSIEIIAGASTVRQIDGMKCIDRTFFSHVSMGTYSRLAELATPAQKARFGKAVYLWHGIREIVKRQQWSFDIEIDGNKMQRDASLVIVANIGAFGIGDLTWGKHIAIDDQSVDVCVVKAITPADYSRLTVNLVSQRLHRSKYVEYFQARQSVKVMSQTPIPVRGDGNRIDASMIDLQILPQAVTVFVR from the coding sequence ATGAGCCATCAACGATCCATCCTTTTGATGATCAATCGTCAAGCTGGCCGAGCGGAGGCAAGCCAAATCATTGAACGAGCCACACAGCGGTTTGCATACGACGAAGTAGCCTTGGAAATTTTCTCGTGGGATCGAAGTGAAGCCGATCGCATTGAGCCGCGATTGACACAAGCGATTGCCCAAGGCACCGACACGGTTATCGCCGCAGGTGGTGACGGGACGGTCTCACGAATCGCGCAGCAGTTGATTGGCACCGATGTACGTTTAGGCGTGGTCCCTTTAGGAACGGCGAACCTGATCGCCCGAGAACTTGAACTGCCAATCGATGTTGAAGACTCCATCGAAATTATCGCTGGGGCTTCAACGGTGCGGCAAATCGATGGGATGAAATGCATCGACAGAACGTTCTTTTCCCACGTCAGTATGGGCACCTATTCACGACTCGCCGAACTGGCGACTCCGGCACAGAAGGCGAGGTTTGGAAAGGCGGTCTATCTGTGGCACGGGATCCGCGAAATTGTCAAACGCCAGCAATGGAGCTTTGACATCGAAATTGACGGCAACAAGATGCAGCGAGATGCCTCGTTGGTCATCGTTGCTAACATCGGTGCTTTCGGTATTGGTGATCTAACTTGGGGAAAGCACATTGCGATTGATGATCAATCTGTCGATGTCTGTGTCGTCAAAGCCATCACGCCAGCGGACTATAGCCGTTTAACAGTGAATTTGGTCTCTCAGCGGCTTCATCGGTCAAAGTATGTGGAGTACTTCCAGGCGAGGCAGTCTGTCAAAGTGATGTCGCAGACGCCGATCCCTGTTCGCGGTGATGGCAACCGAATCGACGCATCAATGATTGACTTGCAAATCCTCCCGCAAGCGGTCACCGTTTTCGTTCGCTAA
- a CDS encoding BON domain-containing protein: protein MRLTKITTQLTCLFMLASSVWADDPTETRKPDLAVEHQVQRELRSNFQLLSPDLHARVIAGRVELRGRVPSYIDRMRVEDVVEELAGVRAVQNRIRVNREGQYIHQQGIHQRVESLVGFRGESHNRDGQVSALKPTTKTVRGTIELIADKHILIRDFRRGMIEAELPKTAEVTLDGKSVDDQALRQGFLVLVEAKVDEGDLVAETVDAHSPK, encoded by the coding sequence ATGCGTCTTACCAAAATCACTACTCAATTAACTTGCCTGTTCATGTTGGCTTCGTCGGTTTGGGCTGATGACCCGACCGAGACACGTAAGCCGGATCTTGCTGTTGAGCATCAGGTTCAGCGTGAATTACGCTCCAATTTCCAGCTGTTGTCACCCGATTTACACGCCCGTGTGATCGCGGGGCGAGTCGAGCTTCGCGGACGCGTTCCCAGCTACATCGATCGGATGAGGGTCGAAGACGTCGTTGAAGAACTGGCCGGCGTGCGTGCGGTGCAAAACCGAATTCGCGTCAATCGCGAAGGTCAATACATTCACCAACAGGGCATTCACCAGCGGGTGGAATCGTTGGTCGGCTTCCGTGGTGAATCGCACAATCGTGACGGACAAGTGAGTGCGCTAAAGCCGACGACCAAAACGGTGCGCGGGACGATTGAGCTGATCGCTGACAAGCACATTCTGATTCGGGACTTCCGCCGCGGGATGATCGAAGCGGAACTGCCAAAGACTGCGGAAGTCACCCTCGATGGAAAATCGGTGGATGATCAGGCTCTGCGTCAAGGATTCTTAGTCCTGGTCGAAGCGAAGGTAGATGAGGGCGATTTGGTTGCAGAAACCGTCGACGCCCACTCTCCCAAGTAG